Within Helicoverpa zea isolate HzStark_Cry1AcR chromosome 17, ilHelZeax1.1, whole genome shotgun sequence, the genomic segment acaaataaaaataaaattatattttacttatcGCGATCCGTCATAAATACACCGGAGTCCGTATGTTTTCCTTACCTACATAACCGTGACCGAGGTGTACAAAGTAAAGGTAAAGGGTAGAGCTAGAGTCCAGTGGCGCAGACGGGCTGCTAACTTAGTATACGGCACAGTGGCACTAGGTGCGGGGAACACCCCTCTACCGCACTCAGTACGGAGAGTAATACATGCCGCGCCTGTACCCTCTGCAAACAAGGCACGCCGTTAGTACTACGCTACGCGCTACGTTACAGCTACAACTACCTGCCATGCAAGCTACGTCCACACAGGAGGAGGGGCCGCAGTGAAAATACTCAGTTTTCTATTAcaaactttatttgtaaaaagtGTGTATAAATATTGTCTTTCTTTTGATCAATTTACAACAGTTTGTACCGAATTTTACAACAGTGTCTAGTGTCTACAGAGTTTTTTCTTGCGCAAGATGCCACATCCAACATCAATTTTATATTGATGTTTGCAATATAAAACTGACCAAATCTTTCTACTTCTAAAACACTAAAACAGAAGTAGAATACGCGAGTTCGAGGTGGTGGCACCTTCCACGAGTTATGTAGAAATTGTTGTAATTTGCAACTGTTAATGTATTACAATAATTGATACCAAACTTCATCTCTAATGGGTTGTATGTCAATGATGTAATGATCTTTAAATACTATTGGAGCCGAGGTCTACTTCAGACTTCTTGTTAGTAGCACATATTTCATGATTGATGATAGTGATAAATGATTCAACAATTTCAATATGCGTTAGTGATGGTGATGGATGTTTTgttctgataaaataaataaagatgcaatgaaaacaaaatgacaaacaaaaaatatcaaatgacTTTGTAAGTTTACTGACAAAAACTTATGTTGTCTACATGCTTTTATAAAAGGATTTCTATAATAAAACGTATAGTTgtaatcataaaaaaactaaGGAATTGAATTAAACTATCAGCCTGCATACAGCTACAAATTTGCAGTAAAACTTTTATAATGCTCATACAAAATGGCATACAAAACATAGCATATTTAATTTGGATAGAATTTAAAGTACTCATCTTCACAAACAACAAATACGTCATAATGTAATGGATATTATGATGTATTTGGTGTTTAAGActagcaaataaaatataatagataCAAAATCCAAATTCAACAATcggtttttataaataaaaagtaatggctcttcaaaaaatacttttattgattttaaaataatattgcaaaagaatttttaaaactgaCCTTTCATGGACAATGTAATCTGAGATCGTATCGTTATAAAACACTAAAGATAAGTTTAAAATCCAAGGcccaattacaataaaaaacaaatgtttgtaCAAGTTTGTTGAGCTACAACACTTGGCGGTGTTGTTTACAAGCGAATTTCATATTGGTAACAGTTGCAAATTATGTAGTAGAAGTGGTTCACAGAAGTAGAAGATGTAGACAGTTGTTAATATGGATTGTACCTGCCGCGGCGCACGGGCCGGTAGCCGGAGTAGTAGGGCGAGAAGCCGCCGCGGAACGAGCGCGCGCGGCCCCGCATGGCGCGCGGCGGCCGGTTCGTCGTCGACAGCCCCGGCTTGTTCGTGCGCTTCGGCATCACCTGCGTATGCACACGAGTTATATAAAGTGTGAGGGTTTGTTCACACGCGTATTACTGCCGTGAAAATCTACTGTAAATTCACTGTACCCCGTACACCGTACCCGCACCTACAGCGGGCAGTCAGTTTTGTATGGGTCACGAAAAACGTGCCGTGAACAAGATCTCTCACAATTTATACTATCCCTCAAAATATAAAGTGCCGTTGAGATTAAGGTGCATTTAATTGCCTATTCCTATTATCACAGACTAAAAACTCCGTGCAGATGTTACAAGGCTACCCCGCATCAAAACGATAATCTACTTGCAAGTGGTAATTTTGGAAAGCAATGGAATAACTTACATTCAGCAGTGTTTCAAATTCCTATGTCTGACGTAATGaagatgtttaattattttctgacAAATCCCACTTGTTCCAAATGAGTTTCAAATCAAGACAGCCATGAGATAGTTACGTCAAAGTATTACAGGTACATAAAAATTCATTGGTATGGCTTATAACAGTCTCTCACCTTTATCTGCCGCCCTCTAAATAATGATTCGTCCATGGCCATCGCAGTCTGTACACTGTCTTTGTCGCCAAACTCTATGTAGGCGAATCCTTTCGGGTGGCCGTCGAActtattacataatattgtaacCCTGtaaataagtacaacattctatttatttttaatatcagaCAATAGCAGATTAAGATCCAATTTTAATGGCTAATGGTGAACTCGAAAGGATCGAATTCTGTTAAATGTCATCTTCAGACAATTCAACTGATGCAAGGTTTCAAACGATTTCATATAAAGAACTCTAAAATTCCATTCCTTCGCTGCGGTCGATTCTGACAGCATACATTCACCAAAAAATAGCTAAGATATTTCTAGTTTAAGATGCAACTCCAAGTTTTATAACAaccttataaaatgttataaagtATAGTCACCTATTAATAGATCCACATCCGTGGAAGTGCTGTTCGAGCTCTTCAGCTGTGGCGCCGTAGTCCACATTACCGACGTACACTGATCTGTTGTCTGCCTCTATCTTCTCCTCAATCGACATGTTTAATGGACTTGCTGtggaaacaaacaaatatttagttGAGTAAAAGTATCTTTTGCTTAGGGagtataacaataattatgtaaCAATTGTGTGTTTTGTCTTGCAGTAGTATTAGAACATTATACAACATTTGTTAAATGAAGAATGAGAATTTGGCCAAATTTGTTGTATATTGCTCTGTATATGTAAAACGTTTGCAGATGCGTCCATCATCTATTACGTAAGGGACAGGGGCTTTTAAATTCTGTTTATTATCTACTATCCAGATCTTTACTCACACTACTAACAATGGCTTTGCTGAGCAATATCTAGATATAGTTTCAAGAATGTTACCTAAGATTTTTAGGGAcaaaattagattttttgttgCAGGACAGAATTTGAGGcgcatatataaaaacattgtGAAAATTCACATCAATCATGcatactttttttgtttattactcAGAGCACCTTGTGTTACCAGAACTAATTGATAAGGTTACCAGAGTACTGATCCTCAATATTTAGATGCAAGACCTTTTGGATAAAAACACATTAAGAGCACAGAGCTTAGGGCATGCTAAGGACTTTAAATATTGCCATACTGCTTGAGAGATTTCCTCAATGAATCTTTGGAAACCTAACTTTTTCCTTTATTAAGGTAGATGATAATTCATTAAACTAAGTTATCAGCCCTTtgcgcaaaaaaatatgggtttGAATTGAAATCAGCTGTTGTGAAAATGTATGACAGGAAAATTTCTGAAATCATAAATctcttcttattttttttttttactttattacaaAGGTACAAATTATTATGAATTACTTTGCTTTTACTGTGTATGATATTGCTATAAATATAGCGCTATATCTATCTACAGTttgataacataaaaataatttgtctgCAATCAATTCTTGAAAGATATGTCATCTATTCGCTATTTTAAATTAACTGCAGAATGGAATAGGCTAACCTAAAGTTGTGTTCAATAGCTTAGAAAAGTATACACTTTCTGATTCAAGACTTTGAATATTGGTCTACTTGCTCATTTTATCAGAACAGTATAATCTCTCTGGCAATGGTGTAGCAACTTCTATTAAAAATGGCCATTAATATGGATTATGAAGAAAATTTTCATGCATCACTAATTTGATCACTATTTTCTGTTGAATTCTTCATTACATCTTCATGATAACTATATTTTAAAGCCTTTATTACTAGGCAAAGGaggttttacgtttttttttaagtataaaaacaaGTACTTACTGAGTCCCGGTGGGCTACCCATACTCATCTGCTTGTCAACTTCGGTTTGCATCTGTTTTAGTTTTTCAGCCTCCTCTTCCATTTCCCGTACTCGGGCTTTGATGGCTGCCAGGTCTGGCACCTCACTGCCAGCGGCTTCATCGCCACCCTGAGTAGTGGTACACCatatttatttgatgaaaatttATAAGTTGAGTTAAGGATTGTTGAGGTTTTTAGATTTTAAGCATATTAAAGTTTGCCATGTAAAATGTTGGCTAAAAATTTACAATATGGGTACAACATAATATTACATCTTATTTAGTAGAATTCAAGGGTAAGAGTGTAGTAAAGGGTGTGCAAAGAAAGCAGAAATCTTGCTAGGTAACTATTCCTGTATGGTAACCAAAAATATGTACTCAATACCAGAAACTtgctaaaactattaaaacttaTAACATTGCAGTGTAGATAATGGCTCCCCACATTATTAAACTTATTAATTATTTGCTAACACAACTGAATGTCATttcaaacaagaaaataacaaaatgacaAATACAGTTGACTGGAGAGATTAATCAATAAACTAAAGATCACTATGATTACTATGAATGAAGACAAATATAAACAGTACattgataaacaaaaaacaccaacaaatgttttatcaaatagCTAAGCTGTTATCTGGCTTACATAAAAACGACATAACCAAAGCGCTTTTggtgattagttgtgttttctaCACACGAGAAGTATACAAACACATGATTTCACAATAAATACAACAGATTTTTCAAAACTGCGTCGCGATTTTCTGGATCACAATACTATTTCACATTTTTCATTCGAAAAGTACACGTATATCATTAAATTTACAGGTTAGCTTCGCAAACTAGTACTGTAAAGGCCGATTACCGTTATTACACGGCAAGTgttacattttactacaaaaaagtgTAATTTCTTCTCCTACATCGAAGCACACTGAGTTGATATGCCTTTGTACAAACACAAGATGTTACTTTATTCAAGAGTAGACCTGAAAATACTCACTCCGAGACTATTGTCAGTCATGTTTAGGGAACCGTTGGTTCCGTCCAAATGATTGTTGTCGATCGTTTCTAAATAATCATCATTTTCTGCCATGACCACTAACTTCTTCTATCATGAATTCAACACTTAAAACTTCACACTTCACTAAATCCCTGAAACAACACGTAATTAGTGAAACTGAGGTGAAActacattaatataattttgatgattacGAAGTTACTCTGACGTACCGGTAACCAAATCCGTTAGAACGCAAATGGCCTACTTATGAAATAATATTCACATTAACTACTTAGGGTCGTAGGCTTTCACTGTAAAAGTGGtaatttcattatcatcataatATTCCTTTGATATTTACAGATTTGTTTCGGccaaaatacctaaaaattaaACGCCAAACCAAACAACTGACAGTGTTACTAGATgagaaataatagaaataaaaatatttatgatccGCAAAAAGTTAACGAAATATTGAAAAAGATTCATGGAGGGTCAGTAAAATAACGGATAACGACTACTTTCTGCTAAAATtcttaatattcaaaatatcgTTTTCTTGTCTCCGTAGGAAAATGTTGGAAACTGGACAATCTCTATCCAGCCGGGCAAGTTCTTGATATTGTCCGTAGTAATCTGTGGTCCTCCTGTCCTATAAATATGTCACCCTTGGTGTATGTCAGTgtcagtcgcttagtttataagtcagtcgcttagtttataagttgttttacagtcgcttagtttataagttgttttaagCCCcaggctggaggccttaaaatctaggcatccacagggaaaagtccggttaagcagtacacggcctcctaggctgaactgcgagatgccataccaaaaaaaaaaaaaaaaaaaaaagtatgtcaGTGTCATTGGATGCAGATTTCAGTTCAGTGGGCAAAgtgtcaaataaacaaaaaatattattgcttattttgTTGCTTTATAAAATAGAAGGCTTTTACTTTCTGGTATTTAGCTACCCTTAGGCCAGAAAGTGGATAATACAACGCACTGATAAAAGCCACCAACAAGATTTAGTTGATTAGGTTCTTCTCCATACTTATCTGATGGTGTATTCCAgtttaatatacaaattattGATTGGGGTATGTTATCAAAAGTTTTACCAAAacttctgttattttattattatagggGCCTGAGGTTGAGCTTGCGCTCTGGCAATAAAAATCCATTCACAGTTTTGTTAATTCTCAGGTATTTGTCTGTGTGTGCTGGTTCCATGCAATATATCTGAGTTGGAGTTTATCGTTCGCCCTACAAAATGCCCCTCACGGCTGATGTGGCTGCTCAACAAGTGCAGGTAACTATTCAAAGCAGTTTGAGTCattattttgtacaatatttaACAGTGTGCAATGTTGTTGGCTAATGCAGATTATTTTACAATTAGCTGTCTGAAACCCTCCAATGTGAAGAATTACTTTGAAGCTTCATGTGCTTCTTATATCGAAATTGATTTGTTTTCAGGAGCGCCTCAGATCCCTTCACAGATTAATCTATGACATTGAAGCAGAGAGAGCTCGCAATGAGCAGTGCATTGATTCAATATTGAGAGCAGAGAAGGCAGTGGAGTCACCCCCCTCTAATGAAGACTCCTCCAGTTCTTCTCAACAGGTATTGGctatttatctatacatataataaatctgtaaaaaaactgtgtctgtacattgaatatattaaaaaaataataattgggtggggtttagaaacagtaatggagcacaaatccaaaaaaaaaattctgtctgtttgtctgtatgtctgtatgtctgtttgtttgtacacgctaatcttccgaactactgaacggatttcaatgattttttctttgttgtatcagtattaggcctggtcaacatataggctataatttatcttcgaaacttgaagacctgatgcagaactccaacagaccaataaaactataagagatacaaatatggtgccgtggcaaaaattgtttcatttgatgagcattttcagctgagattataaattttaagatctggaacacctgatgtggaaccccaagagcccagcttctctgtaccatatacaggtatgccgttttagcaaaagttgttcaatttgataagcactttctattgacttatacaaattgaagatctaaaacacctgatgtggaactccaggggcccagctagactatagcatatagaggtatgacgttttagcaaaagttgttcaatctgataagcactctctgttgacttataaaaattgaagatgtaaaacacctaatgtggaaacccaggagcccagctagactatagcttataaagatatgacgttttagcaaaagtggttcaatctgataagcactctctattgacgtgtaaacatcgaagatctggaacacctgatgtggaacttcaagagcaatactacacttgaaatgtatagaaatgaatgttatgaaataggtatagtgaatcaaaataagtaattagtccgtcttttagataaccctaaaataatggacacgcatttttcttttctctctctcacaaacaaataataacgaagatacaacaacgcttgaatttcgtgttaagtcactgcttagtacaaattttacatacctagacgtggcgtcacgagcctccactctctaactttgttgcgttttatcttcattattattttgtatatctcttccagacctcgggactacagagttccaaatttttgggaggcaaacgtggggtcgaagccaacacgctgaagcccttttgagacaactttaatgaaatggtgacacaaaaccgacgattatccctttatacactatagaaatgaacccaaggacaatccccggtggacgtcgttaaaaaaaagacaatccccggttctgtgctaaactattgctaactatggaggaaaactacttgggctattttgatgggatgttagtggatgacaatgtattaggtacatgtaaaaacggcaggtggagactcgccacctcacttactgtaaccagtcactgaatagcaacaagagggcaatagggacatgagcggctgaagggtgaggatacctcggcggactttaaacgcggattacgcgctccctgtgcttaccatgaggcacctaccctccgagcagggccactaatcctgctctagcgactccactctggacggccaagccaagccagaggcgtgagacctacccccgtcatggttcactccgaccggccggagatgggggacagtatactctccctggagaactcagtatatatagccccgcggggtcgctactccccgtcatcagcctcagatgtcttgaggtgcctatatctcattattattgtcgttattatctcaagagcctttgtcccaattatgttagggtcgacttccagtcacgatgcaactgagtaccagtgttttacaaggagcgactgcctatctgacctccacaacccggttaccccttggtaagacttactggcttctgactacccataacgactgccaagaatgttcaatgacagtcggaacctacagtttaacatcccctccaaataacggtcattggtatccaaaatatacgtagaaagtacatacgaacttagaaaagttgcattggcaggcacttgccagacctggaatcaaagacgcacgctcatacttgagagattggttctctacccactaaaccaccacgaattccactaagtcaccacgactttgtcatctatttaatgtttttttacgaaataatacctacgtgtaatatttttgccacacacaacttaaatgcggtctaattagaatcactacttttatccctatggtcacgtctattgcgactattcagatctttgattttgctgaccccatagtcgctggcataagggacaggatccgcgtacgaagtcgcgggcagaagctagttacaaaatatagtaaaaaaataaataagtccttATCTAGATTGCATGATCTTTTCTTCTAAAATGCGTGTATACACAGTACCTACATTGTGTGTTGGCACTGTTGCTTCATTGTGTAATATTGATAACAGTTAATCCtaataaaaatgatatattCCAGATGCAACTGAAAAATTTGTACAAATCAGCACTGTCAGCAGCTGAACAAGAAGAAAATCTGATTCGGAAAGCATTGTCCCGTATCTATGAAATTAGGAGTATAAAGAATGAAAGAAGAATCCAGGTATACTCCAAACTCTATACCTACTCTCTCTCAACTATAGTCTATCTATATACCCTTTTAAATCTGCACACAAGACTAGAAACCTAGATTACAGTTTATATATTCACTGTTCAATGAAACTACCATCCCTCTCATTCAATAATAGAGAGAATGTTCAAAAAATTAGTAAGCTGCTCAAAAAATACACACCTTTTTTGATAACTAATGATTAATTTCTAAACACGTAACCAGGCGCGGTACGCCGGCAACAAAGAGACGATTGGTTGCGGCGCTCTCATGAAGATGTTGCTGAGTGCGGCACAAACTCTGCCCTTACACGTcggccgcgtcggcgagcgagCTCCTCCACTGTGCGGGGCCGTGCCGCCCGACCCTGGACATATTGCGAAGGCTGGAGACGCTGTTGCTGCACTCGTCAGAGTGTCAGATAAGGAGGAAAATTGGATATTAGCAGAGGTAAGCCGAAACCCTGGGGAGTTTGGTTCCACCAATCCTTCTTCTCGCCAAA encodes:
- the LOC124638389 gene encoding polyadenylate-binding protein 2, whose translation is MAENDDYLETIDNNHLDGTNGSLNMTDNSLGGGDEAAGSEVPDLAAIKARVREMEEEAEKLKQMQTEVDKQMSMGSPPGLTSPLNMSIEEKIEADNRSVYVGNVDYGATAEELEQHFHGCGSINRVTILCNKFDGHPKGFAYIEFGDKDSVQTAMAMDESLFRGRQIKVMPKRTNKPGLSTTNRPPRAMRGRARSFRGGFSPYYSGYRPVRRGRYNPY
- the LOC124637981 gene encoding SAGA-associated factor 29 translates to MPLTADVAAQQVQERLRSLHRLIYDIEAERARNEQCIDSILRAEKAVESPPSNEDSSSSSQQMQLKNLYKSALSAAEQEENLIRKALSRIYEIRSIKNERRIQARYAGNKETIGCGALMKMLLSAAQTLPLHVGRVGERAPPLCGAVPPDPGHIAKAGDAVAALVRVSDKEENWILAEVVSWLPAQGKYEVDDIDEEQKNRHVLSKRRVVPLPLMRADPRVDEHALFPKGAVVMALYPQTTCFYRAVVNRLPANAADPYEVLFEDSSYADGYSPAERVAQRYVIAIKEGKGRAT